In the genome of Deinococcus deserti VCD115, one region contains:
- a CDS encoding NlpC/P60 family protein translates to MTSTLPDRRNHAFDPDARLAEEILRGQLPHGEWRYVAPRPMWAALRVSLRSAPDPQSSQVTEALPGEPVELLWENAGGWGHVRTLHDRYLGWARLDELVHQPPQGEGLTITALRAHAFAGPKVSQPVLAELAYGAQVFSTGAEVVEENHRRWQPVELPDGRPAWVQEVTLSPLAATDPVTFALRFLDTPYVWGGRSAWGLDCSGLTQTVYAACGRELPRDADQQHKALHPVETPVPGDLAFFPGHVGLMLDARRMIHANATHMAVTIETLGVGDYGSRLQASCTRFGRWPE, encoded by the coding sequence ATGACCAGCACGCTCCCAGACCGTCGCAATCACGCCTTTGATCCGGACGCGCGTCTGGCCGAGGAGATCCTGCGTGGTCAGCTGCCACACGGTGAATGGCGCTATGTCGCCCCCCGGCCGATGTGGGCCGCGCTGCGGGTGAGTTTACGCTCGGCTCCCGACCCACAGAGTTCCCAGGTGACCGAGGCGCTGCCGGGAGAGCCCGTGGAACTGCTCTGGGAGAACGCGGGCGGCTGGGGCCATGTCCGCACCCTGCACGACAGGTACCTGGGCTGGGCCCGGCTGGACGAACTGGTGCACCAGCCTCCTCAGGGTGAGGGCCTGACAATCACAGCGCTGCGGGCCCACGCCTTCGCCGGGCCCAAGGTCAGCCAGCCGGTGCTGGCCGAACTGGCTTACGGAGCGCAGGTCTTCTCCACGGGCGCAGAGGTGGTCGAGGAAAACCACCGCCGCTGGCAGCCGGTAGAGTTGCCGGATGGCCGGCCAGCGTGGGTTCAGGAAGTGACCCTCTCTCCCCTGGCGGCCACAGATCCGGTCACGTTTGCCCTGCGTTTTCTGGACACACCTTATGTGTGGGGTGGGCGCAGCGCCTGGGGCCTGGACTGCAGCGGCCTGACCCAGACGGTGTATGCGGCGTGCGGCCGTGAGTTGCCGCGTGACGCTGACCAGCAGCACAAAGCGCTGCATCCCGTGGAGACGCCCGTGCCTGGAGACCTGGCGTTCTTTCCGGGGCATGTGGGCCTGATGCTTGACGCCCGGCGCATGATTCATGCCAATGCCACCCACATGGCGGTGACGATTGAAACCCTGGGTGTGGGTGACTACGGCTCACGTCTTCAGGCCAGCTGCACGAGGTTCGGCCGGTGGCCAGAGTGA
- a CDS encoding dipeptide epimerase codes for MSGDAPAVSWETLDLHTAQPFGIARWTHSVYPRTFVTLTLDGRRGRGEAAPNAFYGETRGTVEAVLPLLAPALSDPWDWDGLHAALGARMPHDHPSVKCALEMAAVEWCAQAAGVPVWQLLGLSPTVLPESSYTVSLAPLPDMRRQAREAVGRGHRVLKVKLGTDQDEAILEALREEVPEVALRVDANAAWTRAQAKRMLGVLDAARVEFVEQPLAAGDLEGHAMLRGVSPVPIVADESLHHVGDVLALARAFDGVNLKLAKLGGPLQALRALRLARAHGMQVMMGCMIESSLGIAAAAHLAGLCDWADLDGALLLADDPYTGLDWTAGQLARPGGTGWGVTRRS; via the coding sequence GTGAGCGGCGACGCGCCGGCAGTCAGCTGGGAGACCCTGGACCTGCATACGGCTCAGCCCTTCGGAATTGCGCGCTGGACCCACAGCGTCTATCCGCGCACTTTTGTCACACTGACCCTCGATGGCCGGCGTGGCCGGGGCGAGGCCGCCCCGAATGCGTTTTACGGTGAGACGCGCGGCACGGTCGAAGCTGTGCTGCCGCTGCTCGCCCCAGCGCTGAGCGACCCGTGGGACTGGGACGGTCTTCACGCGGCCCTCGGGGCGCGCATGCCTCACGACCACCCGAGTGTGAAATGCGCGCTGGAAATGGCAGCTGTCGAGTGGTGCGCACAGGCGGCGGGCGTGCCGGTCTGGCAGCTGCTCGGTCTGTCTCCAACCGTGCTACCGGAAAGCAGTTATACGGTCAGTCTCGCGCCTCTGCCGGACATGCGGCGTCAGGCCCGCGAGGCCGTCGGGCGTGGACACAGGGTGCTGAAGGTCAAGCTCGGCACCGATCAGGATGAGGCCATCCTGGAAGCGCTGCGCGAGGAGGTGCCCGAAGTGGCGTTGCGGGTGGACGCCAACGCCGCCTGGACGCGCGCCCAGGCCAAACGGATGCTGGGCGTCCTGGACGCCGCACGGGTAGAGTTTGTCGAGCAGCCGCTGGCCGCCGGAGATCTGGAGGGTCACGCCATGCTACGGGGGGTCTCGCCCGTTCCTATCGTGGCGGACGAAAGCCTCCATCACGTGGGCGACGTTCTTGCGCTCGCCCGCGCCTTCGATGGCGTCAACCTGAAACTGGCCAAACTGGGAGGACCGCTTCAGGCGCTGCGCGCCCTGCGGCTGGCCAGAGCGCACGGAATGCAGGTGATGATGGGCTGCATGATCGAAAGCAGCCTGGGCATCGCCGCCGCCGCGCACCTCGCTGGCCTGTGCGACTGGGCAGACCTGGACGGCGCGCTTCTGCTGGCAGACGACCCGTATACCGGCCTCGACTGGACTGCGGGCCAGCTTGCCCGGCCCGGTGGGACAGGCTGGGGCGTTACCCGGCGGTCATGA
- a CDS encoding Gfo/Idh/MocA family protein, whose translation MTVQVAIIGCGNRGADVYASHLTQQGAQITFLVDARPQRLQEVAERHGVAREACFLTGKDFFALGRVADAVVIATPDNDHVEPCLAALSLGYDVLLEKPVCLSPDELPLLLEAEAASTGRVTVCHVLRATPFFQEIRAVLDSGVLGRLIGIQHTENVAYWHYAHSYVRGNWRASPPAAPFVLAKSSHDLDLLRWFAGASPVGVHSVGGLNHFRPSNAPVGASDRCVTCPVQDCPYDARRIYPPLPADRWPVTVLTAGGLTLGEALESGPYGQCVYLGLNSVPDHQAVTVSFENGVVAQLTVSAFTHNNTRTLKLLGTHGELRAHMERGELELHDFRSAGPQRWTVPVSGTHGGGDTALVAAWLAFLRREQDVPTSLAESLDSHRMAFLAEASRTASGG comes from the coding sequence ATGACAGTTCAGGTCGCCATCATCGGCTGCGGGAACCGCGGCGCCGATGTGTATGCCAGTCACCTGACCCAGCAGGGCGCGCAGATCACCTTTCTGGTAGACGCCCGGCCACAGCGGTTGCAGGAGGTGGCGGAAAGGCACGGGGTGGCCCGTGAAGCGTGCTTTCTGACCGGGAAGGATTTTTTTGCCTTGGGCCGTGTTGCCGACGCCGTGGTGATTGCCACGCCGGACAACGATCACGTGGAGCCGTGCCTGGCGGCACTCTCGCTCGGGTACGACGTGCTGCTGGAGAAGCCCGTCTGCCTCAGCCCCGACGAGCTTCCGCTGCTGCTGGAGGCCGAAGCTGCCTCCACCGGGCGGGTCACGGTCTGTCATGTGCTCCGGGCCACGCCATTTTTCCAGGAGATCCGCGCGGTGCTGGACTCTGGCGTCCTGGGCCGTCTGATCGGCATTCAGCACACTGAGAACGTCGCGTACTGGCACTACGCCCATTCGTACGTGCGGGGAAACTGGCGCGCCTCTCCGCCAGCGGCGCCCTTCGTGCTGGCCAAAAGCAGCCATGATCTGGACCTGCTGCGCTGGTTTGCAGGTGCGTCGCCAGTCGGGGTCCACAGTGTGGGAGGGCTGAATCACTTCAGGCCGTCCAACGCGCCGGTGGGCGCCAGCGACCGCTGTGTGACCTGCCCGGTTCAGGACTGTCCTTATGACGCCCGGCGCATCTACCCCCCGCTCCCGGCAGACCGCTGGCCTGTGACGGTGCTGACTGCAGGCGGGCTCACGCTCGGTGAGGCGCTGGAATCAGGACCTTATGGACAATGCGTGTACCTGGGGCTCAATTCGGTCCCAGACCATCAGGCCGTGACCGTCAGCTTCGAGAACGGCGTCGTGGCTCAGCTGACCGTCAGTGCATTCACGCACAACAACACTCGGACCCTCAAACTGCTGGGCACCCACGGCGAACTCCGCGCTCATATGGAGCGCGGAGAACTTGAACTGCATGATTTCCGTAGCGCCGGGCCGCAACGCTGGACCGTACCCGTCAGCGGCACGCACGGAGGTGGTGACACCGCCCTCGTGGCAGCCTGGCTGGCATTCCTCAGACGCGAGCAGGATGTGCCGACGTCACTTGCTGAATCACTCGACTCGCACCGGATGGCCTTTCTGGCAGAAGCAAGTCGTACCGCTTCTGGGGGGTGA
- a CDS encoding alpha/beta fold hydrolase yields the protein MSSQAGVKGHAQFTWVRGLWTHAWVRGSGAPLVIVPGLGCASWMYIRVARELARGRTVYVYDPPGHGYSQGRADFPRTIEDLTDHLAAWLEENRLQGAALFGHSLGGEVIFDLTVRYPHLASAIVACAPTGIPENPSVAVQLLRLLLDLPRERPGLMLLGIPAYVRSGVSLMYRLSQNQGRHDTGPLLPYIDVPTLLLNGLSDRVIQNWTVSAICDAVPDAVVREIRGGTHALTDSHPRAVARYTLDFLDSLDKHKM from the coding sequence TTGAGCTCTCAAGCAGGCGTCAAGGGACACGCGCAGTTCACCTGGGTCAGGGGGCTGTGGACCCATGCCTGGGTTCGGGGGAGTGGCGCTCCTCTGGTTATCGTTCCAGGCCTGGGGTGTGCCTCGTGGATGTACATTCGCGTCGCGCGCGAGCTTGCGCGCGGCCGAACGGTCTATGTCTACGATCCACCAGGCCACGGCTACAGTCAGGGGCGCGCCGATTTTCCCCGGACTATCGAAGACCTGACTGATCACCTGGCGGCATGGCTGGAGGAAAATCGCCTGCAGGGAGCGGCGCTTTTCGGACACTCCCTGGGGGGAGAGGTCATCTTTGACCTGACTGTCAGATATCCGCACCTCGCGTCGGCAATCGTTGCTTGTGCGCCCACCGGAATTCCTGAAAATCCCAGTGTGGCGGTTCAGTTGCTTCGCCTGCTGCTTGACCTGCCGCGTGAACGTCCCGGGCTTATGCTGCTGGGGATCCCCGCGTACGTGCGCAGTGGAGTAAGCCTGATGTACCGCCTTTCGCAGAACCAGGGGAGACACGATACAGGCCCCCTGTTGCCCTACATCGATGTGCCTACCCTTCTGTTGAATGGGCTAAGCGACCGGGTGATTCAGAATTGGACGGTCAGCGCAATTTGCGATGCGGTCCCGGACGCTGTGGTCCGTGAGATCAGGGGCGGAACCCACGCTTTGACCGATAGTCATCCACGCGCCGTGGCACGTTACACACTTGATTTCCTGGACAGTCTTGACAAGCACAAAATGTAA
- a CDS encoding alpha/beta fold hydrolase, translating into MQTFQAAQATLHVQKTGDGPPVVLIHGLSGSSRWWRRNIPALSREHQVFVLDLVGYGRAWRQRALSVQAASQLIADWLETEDLSDVTLIGHSMGGHIALRAAALAPERVDRLVLACASGLLKTSPTRAALKLPHAMMVGRPSFVPRIMADALRAGPLNLWHGASDLLRDSVHDLLPQISARTLVIWGARDVLVPVALGRTLAAAIPGAEYHEIPRAGHVVMVDAPETFNRLVLSFMKESEAV; encoded by the coding sequence ATGCAGACTTTCCAGGCCGCCCAGGCTACCCTGCACGTCCAGAAAACCGGGGACGGACCGCCGGTCGTTCTGATTCATGGACTCAGCGGGTCCAGTCGCTGGTGGCGTCGGAATATTCCCGCACTGTCCAGGGAGCATCAGGTATTTGTCCTGGATCTCGTCGGGTACGGTCGCGCGTGGCGTCAGCGGGCCCTGAGCGTGCAGGCTGCGTCGCAGCTGATTGCTGACTGGCTCGAAACCGAAGACCTGTCTGACGTGACATTGATTGGCCATTCGATGGGCGGGCATATTGCCCTGCGAGCCGCTGCCCTGGCGCCTGAACGGGTTGACCGATTGGTGCTGGCCTGCGCCAGTGGTCTGCTGAAAACCTCACCCACACGGGCTGCCCTGAAACTGCCCCACGCCATGATGGTCGGCCGGCCCTCGTTCGTGCCGCGCATCATGGCGGACGCTCTCAGGGCCGGTCCCCTCAACCTGTGGCATGGCGCCAGTGACCTGCTTCGGGACAGCGTGCACGACCTGCTGCCACAGATCAGCGCCCGCACGCTGGTGATATGGGGCGCCCGCGACGTTCTGGTGCCGGTGGCCCTGGGGAGGACGCTGGCAGCGGCCATTCCCGGCGCGGAATATCACGAGATCCCGCGTGCGGGTCATGTTGTGATGGTGGATGCGCCGGAGACGTTTAACCGGCTGGTCCTTTCCTTTATGAAAGAAAGTGAAGCGGTTTGA
- the pdxT gene encoding pyridoxal 5'-phosphate synthase glutaminase subunit PdxT, with the protein MAGKPLKIGVLAVQGAFREHRQRLEGLGAEVREVRLPADLEGLDALVMPGGESTSMARLLSDFGLWSPLRDFHASGGAVWGTCAGAILLAREVEGAPPQFGGHQDSLGLLDVNVRRNAFGRQVDSFSVPLKVDGLETPFEALFIRAPVLTDLGPDVQPLAEHAGQVVMVRQGRVLASAFHPELTLDPRIHALFLDLVQETRQETAPAV; encoded by the coding sequence GTGGCTGGTAAACCACTCAAGATAGGCGTCCTGGCAGTTCAGGGCGCCTTTCGCGAGCACCGGCAGCGTCTGGAAGGTCTGGGCGCTGAGGTGCGTGAGGTGCGGCTTCCTGCAGACCTTGAAGGCCTCGATGCCCTGGTGATGCCCGGCGGCGAGAGCACCAGCATGGCCCGCCTCCTCAGTGATTTTGGGCTGTGGAGTCCGCTGCGTGATTTTCACGCCAGTGGGGGAGCTGTCTGGGGCACCTGCGCCGGGGCGATTCTGCTGGCTCGTGAGGTCGAAGGTGCACCCCCCCAGTTCGGCGGCCATCAGGACAGCCTGGGTCTGCTTGACGTCAACGTTCGCCGCAATGCGTTCGGGCGGCAGGTGGATTCGTTTTCCGTTCCCCTGAAGGTGGACGGGCTGGAGACGCCCTTCGAGGCCCTGTTTATTCGGGCTCCGGTGCTCACGGATCTGGGCCCTGATGTTCAGCCGCTTGCGGAGCATGCCGGACAGGTCGTCATGGTCCGCCAGGGCCGGGTCCTGGCCAGTGCCTTTCATCCTGAACTGACCCTTGATCCGCGCATTCACGCCCTGTTCCTGGATCTCGTGCAGGAAACCCGGCAGGAAACTGCGCCAGCCGTTTGA
- the pdxS gene encoding pyridoxal 5'-phosphate synthase lyase subunit PdxS, translated as MTEHQSGTPQLKQGFAEMFKGGVIMDVVTADQARIAEAAGATAVMALERVPADIRQDGGVARMSDPKMIKEIIAAVTIPVMAKVRIGHVIEAQILQALGVDFIDESEVLTPADEQFHILKSEFKVPFVCGAKNLGEALRRVGEGASMIRTKGEAGTGNVVEAVRHARTVLGEIRAIQSKPAEELMTTARDLQAPYELVKYVHQHGRLPVVNFAAGGVATPADAALMMYLGLDGVFVGSGIFKSDNPERRAHAIVKAVTHHNNPDVLAEISEDLGAPMTGINIDDLIPAERLASRGW; from the coding sequence ATGACTGAGCACCAGAGTGGAACTCCCCAACTGAAGCAGGGCTTTGCCGAGATGTTCAAAGGCGGCGTGATCATGGACGTCGTTACGGCGGATCAGGCCCGCATCGCCGAAGCTGCCGGCGCGACGGCTGTCATGGCCCTTGAGCGCGTTCCTGCCGATATCCGTCAGGACGGCGGCGTGGCGCGGATGAGCGACCCGAAGATGATTAAAGAGATCATCGCCGCGGTGACTATTCCCGTAATGGCCAAGGTGCGCATTGGGCACGTCATCGAAGCGCAGATCCTGCAGGCCCTCGGCGTGGACTTCATCGATGAGTCCGAAGTGCTGACTCCTGCCGACGAGCAGTTTCACATCCTGAAAAGCGAGTTCAAGGTGCCGTTCGTGTGTGGCGCCAAGAATCTCGGCGAAGCGCTGCGCCGCGTCGGCGAAGGTGCCAGCATGATCCGCACCAAAGGCGAGGCCGGCACCGGCAACGTCGTGGAAGCGGTTCGTCACGCCCGCACCGTGCTGGGCGAGATCCGCGCCATCCAGTCCAAGCCTGCCGAGGAACTGATGACCACGGCCCGTGATCTGCAGGCACCGTATGAACTGGTGAAGTACGTTCATCAGCACGGCCGCCTCCCGGTCGTGAACTTTGCTGCGGGTGGCGTGGCGACTCCTGCCGACGCGGCGCTGATGATGTACCTGGGCCTGGACGGCGTCTTTGTCGGCAGCGGCATCTTCAAGAGCGACAACCCCGAGCGCCGCGCCCACGCCATCGTCAAGGCCGTGACGCATCACAACAACCCGGACGTGCTGGCCGAGATCAGCGAGGACCTCGGTGCCCCCATGACCGGCATCAATATTGATGACCTGATCCCGGCCGAGCGCCTCGCCAGCCGTGGCTGGTAA
- a CDS encoding response regulator: MKSRAETHLLVVDDEAQIRELLDLTLSMQGFRVRCSGSGPEAVEQCRTETYDVIVMDVLMSPWDGFESVRALHQELQETMPPVIFLSGLTRAEPLPDLGTYVQAQYLVKPFRPAQLVERIVEVLASRDQGQ, encoded by the coding sequence ATGAAATCGCGGGCCGAAACGCACCTCCTGGTGGTTGACGATGAGGCCCAGATTCGCGAACTTCTTGACCTGACGCTGTCCATGCAGGGTTTCCGGGTCAGATGCTCCGGCAGTGGGCCTGAAGCTGTGGAGCAGTGCCGTACGGAAACCTATGACGTCATCGTGATGGACGTGCTGATGTCTCCCTGGGACGGCTTTGAGTCTGTCCGGGCCCTCCATCAGGAACTGCAGGAGACTATGCCGCCGGTGATCTTCCTCTCGGGGCTGACTCGTGCGGAGCCGTTACCTGACCTGGGCACCTATGTTCAGGCCCAATATCTGGTCAAGCCGTTTCGGCCTGCCCAACTTGTCGAGCGTATTGTTGAGGTGCTGGCGTCCAGGGATCAGGGCCAGTAA
- a CDS encoding peptidoglycan DD-metalloendopeptidase family protein, producing MKFAFLSGLAARQALTFSLFACAAGAHAQGVAELPAPLAGLYPPADRLLHSVPDVTLRPSQDGTSVLVVTSGKAALKQIAARYGVTSGAVAYLPRDREPGRLVRVRLPEPAVERAPIRPPSIQTYRVRPGDSLASVASDFGLGVVDLLGANLHLSSLSRVRAGQTLNIPTGPRGLLVRIKPGQNAWSLIAGYGADLVQTVEANGVLPNTLRVGDELLLPDVRADGFQKTLLARQAAQRKAEAARRRQAQYQRFLAWKAERKRQQLQEKYERQERYEAYLAWKNGPERQRLKEAYERQVQYEAALARAQQKAAQQRTTQSRPTQPSVRTASSTDSRTLAWPMKNFRLTSRYAERDIPFHVQFFHGGIDLAAPVGTPIYAAADGTVTQSGYGAYGLNVYTVSGDSTLIYGHMSRTAVNPGQQVRQGELLGYIGCTGVCTGPHLHFEVRLGGQTVDPLALLP from the coding sequence ATGAAGTTTGCTTTTCTTTCCGGCCTGGCCGCACGCCAGGCCCTGACCTTCAGCCTGTTTGCCTGTGCTGCCGGCGCACACGCCCAGGGTGTTGCCGAGCTTCCGGCGCCCCTCGCCGGCCTGTACCCGCCCGCAGACAGACTGCTGCACTCAGTTCCCGACGTCACCCTGCGTCCTTCCCAGGACGGCACATCCGTGCTGGTGGTCACCAGCGGGAAGGCGGCGCTGAAACAGATTGCAGCGCGTTACGGCGTCACGTCCGGCGCGGTGGCGTACCTGCCGCGTGACAGGGAGCCTGGGCGACTGGTCCGCGTCCGGCTGCCTGAACCGGCCGTGGAGCGCGCTCCAATTCGCCCTCCTTCAATCCAGACCTACCGTGTTCGCCCCGGCGATTCACTGGCCTCGGTCGCATCAGACTTTGGCCTTGGAGTCGTCGACCTGTTGGGAGCCAACCTGCATCTGAGCAGCCTGAGCCGGGTGCGTGCTGGACAGACCCTGAACATTCCGACCGGGCCCCGTGGCCTGCTGGTGCGTATCAAACCTGGTCAGAATGCCTGGTCGCTGATCGCCGGTTATGGGGCGGACCTGGTGCAAACTGTAGAAGCCAACGGGGTGCTCCCCAACACTCTGCGCGTGGGAGACGAACTGCTGCTGCCTGATGTCCGCGCGGACGGGTTTCAGAAAACCCTCCTGGCACGTCAGGCTGCGCAGCGCAAAGCCGAGGCGGCCCGGCGCAGGCAGGCACAGTACCAGCGGTTCCTGGCTTGGAAAGCCGAGCGCAAACGTCAGCAGCTCCAGGAGAAGTACGAACGCCAGGAGCGCTACGAAGCCTATCTAGCCTGGAAAAACGGCCCGGAGCGCCAGCGCCTCAAAGAGGCTTATGAGCGGCAGGTCCAGTACGAGGCCGCCCTGGCCCGCGCCCAGCAGAAGGCGGCCCAGCAACGTACCACGCAGTCCCGGCCCACGCAGCCCAGTGTACGGACGGCCAGCAGCACGGACAGTCGTACCCTGGCATGGCCCATGAAGAATTTCCGCCTGACCAGCCGTTATGCTGAACGGGATATCCCGTTTCATGTGCAGTTTTTCCATGGCGGCATCGATCTGGCTGCGCCGGTGGGCACGCCTATCTATGCGGCTGCGGACGGTACGGTCACGCAGAGCGGCTACGGCGCGTATGGTCTGAATGTCTATACAGTCAGCGGTGACAGCACGCTGATCTACGGACACATGAGCCGGACGGCAGTCAACCCTGGGCAGCAGGTGCGCCAGGGAGAACTGCTGGGATACATCGGCTGTACCGGCGTGTGCACCGGCCCCCACCTGCACTTTGAGGTGCGGCTTGGCGGCCAGACGGTTGACCCTCTGGCACTGCTCCCATGA
- the rho gene encoding transcription termination factor Rho: protein MTEPTTALPYHELQQKILPELHLIAAGYGIENYRKLKKDALALAILEHQADAEGQILARGYLEISPDGYGFLQADLLDPQSRSVLVTAGIIKQFHLRTGDQVIGRARRPRENERYGSLVRVEAVNGLDPEAARRRPRFDDLTPTFPDAQLVLEDPGTDDTLSLRVVDLLVPIGRGQRALIVAPPKAGKTTLLKKIANSIVKNYPDVTVMVLLVDERPEEVTDFRESVQGAQVIASTFDEPPQHHVRVAEFVHERARRIVEDGGHVVILLDSITRLARANNLVTPPTGRTLSGGLDSNALHWPKRFLGAARNIREGGSLTILATALVETGSRMDDVIFEEFKGTGNAELVLSRRLEERRIFPALDILKSGTRREELLLQPEVLKKMWLLRKVISDMDPADAMEMLLSRMGKTRNNVEFLQALAGG, encoded by the coding sequence GTGACCGAGCCCACAACCGCCCTGCCATATCACGAGCTGCAACAGAAGATTCTGCCGGAACTGCACCTGATTGCCGCCGGTTACGGCATCGAGAACTACCGCAAGCTGAAAAAAGACGCGCTGGCGCTGGCGATCCTGGAACATCAGGCGGACGCCGAGGGGCAGATCCTGGCGCGCGGCTACCTGGAAATCAGCCCGGACGGCTACGGCTTTCTGCAGGCCGATCTGCTTGATCCCCAGAGCCGCAGCGTGCTGGTCACGGCCGGCATTATCAAGCAGTTTCACCTGCGGACCGGTGACCAGGTCATCGGGCGCGCCCGCCGCCCACGTGAGAACGAGCGTTATGGTTCGCTGGTGCGCGTGGAAGCGGTGAACGGTCTGGACCCTGAGGCCGCCCGCCGCCGTCCCCGCTTCGACGACCTGACTCCTACCTTCCCTGACGCCCAACTGGTGCTGGAAGACCCGGGGACCGACGACACCCTCAGCCTGCGTGTGGTGGACCTGCTGGTGCCGATCGGCCGGGGACAGCGTGCACTGATCGTTGCGCCGCCCAAGGCAGGGAAAACCACCCTGCTCAAGAAGATCGCCAACTCGATCGTCAAGAACTACCCCGACGTCACGGTGATGGTTCTGCTGGTCGACGAGCGCCCGGAAGAAGTCACCGACTTCCGCGAAAGTGTTCAGGGCGCCCAGGTGATTGCCTCAACCTTCGACGAGCCCCCGCAGCACCATGTGCGCGTGGCCGAGTTCGTGCATGAGCGGGCCCGCCGCATCGTCGAAGACGGCGGCCACGTGGTGATCCTGCTCGATTCGATTACCCGCCTGGCCCGTGCGAACAACCTCGTGACACCGCCCACGGGCCGGACCCTCTCGGGGGGGCTGGACAGCAACGCGCTGCACTGGCCCAAGCGTTTTCTGGGAGCAGCCCGCAATATCCGCGAGGGCGGCAGCCTGACCATCCTGGCCACTGCGCTGGTGGAAACCGGCAGCCGTATGGACGACGTGATCTTCGAGGAATTCAAGGGCACCGGCAACGCCGAACTGGTTCTGTCCCGCCGTCTGGAGGAACGCCGCATCTTCCCGGCCCTGGACATCCTCAAGAGCGGCACCCGCCGTGAGGAACTGCTGCTGCAGCCTGAAGTCCTCAAGAAGATGTGGCTGCTGCGCAAGGTCATCAGCGATATGGATCCGGCAGACGCCATGGAAATGCTGCTGTCCCGCATGGGCAAGACCCGCAACAACGTCGAGTTTCTGCAGGCTCTGGCCGGCGGTTAA